Proteins from one Phaenicophaeus curvirostris isolate KB17595 chromosome 16, BPBGC_Pcur_1.0, whole genome shotgun sequence genomic window:
- the RPUSD1 gene encoding RNA pseudouridylate synthase domain-containing protein 1 isoform X2, whose translation MEPGTIDNLSILYQSSDFIVVNKHWDIRIDSKMWYETLTLQSQLKYRFPELADPDTYYGFRFCHQLDFSTSGALCVALNKAAAGSAYKCFKDRLVTKAYLALVRGHVSQSRMTIRYAIGKNTTEGMTHMMCIDGTEGCENPKPCQSELIVLEHGSYSGDPVTKVLLQPLTGRTHQLRVHCSAIGHPIVGDFTYSHKKDSSPYRMMLHAYYLRIPTGKELIEVCAPDPFVTAMDSNWVPHHVIHRLDETIQELKDKMTQKQEEESQEAVLGGRGEEAPSEAKSPETEEQRAQCERWLAEWALE comes from the exons ATGGAGCCGGGCACCATCGACAACCTGTCCATCCTGTACCAGAGCTCCGACTTCATTGTGGTCAACAAGCACTGGGACATCCGCATCGACAGCAAGATGTGGTACGAGACGCTGACACTGCAGAGCCAGCTCAAGTACCGCTTCCCCGAGCTGGCTGACCCCGACACTTACTACGGATTCAG GTTCTGCCACCAGCTCGACTTCTCCACCAGCGGAGCCCTGTGTGTCGCACTCAACAAAGCAGCGGCAGGAAGCGCCTACAAGTGTTTTAAAGACCGGCTGGTGACCAAAGCTTATCTCGCCCTG GTCAGGGGCCACGTCAGCCAGAGCCGGATGACGATCCGCTACGCCATCGGGAAGAACACCACGGAGGGCATGACCCACATGATGTGCATCGATGGGACGGAGG GCTGTGAAAATCCTAAGCCTTGCCAATCGGAGCTGATCGTGCTTGAACATGGGTCCTACAGCGGAGACCCAGTAACCAaagtgctgctgcagccgctGACAG GTCGGACTCATCAGCTGCGGGTTCACTGCAGCGCCATCGGCCACCCCATCGTGGGGGACTTCACCTACAGCCACAAGAAGGACAGCAGCCCCTACAGGATGATGCTCCACGCCTACTACCTGCGCATCCCCACCGGCAAGGAGTTGATTGAGGTCTGCGCACCCGACCCCTTTGTCACCGCAATGGACAGCAACTGGGTGCCCCACCACGTCATTCACCGGCTGGATGAGACCATCCAGGAGCTGAAGGACAAGATGACGCAGAAGCAGGAAGAGGAGAGCCAGGAAGCCGTGCTTGgtggcagaggagaggaggcacCAAGTGAAGCCAAGAGCCCAGAGACGGAGGAGCAGCGAGCCCAGTGTGAGCGGTGGTTGGCCGAGTGGGCTTTGGAGTGA
- the LOC138727770 gene encoding mesothelin-like protein: MTCLPCTSPSGLCIHAALHGTAHSAAGLVRGPGFPGMSPDLHSGSDYRTPTQLTCCDKCTENAFGFSTHLVTAAAQWVVVPPAGSDPIPCLVFSAFEHPLPPPQAALIIGAVLSASEQHAHLSASVPQGFPCLPASDLPAADILAFAQGLQNGTEEPSAAQLSCLARLLDAKNLTADFNRYPPDLLLFFDLAKVNITTCGAFYSQAARGRLALLPRGSAQRRALLRGALGCLGVRSNRLRPEQLESLGALVCDMEPETIAASDPTILENLKLCPELTGAQRDALNAVLLRGDTVYGDPLSWDLQTLQSLGPLVLALNQTTLSLVAKAVREAFGRSIAATYSSQGRSQREKSLTLLRTFAEMSAPFHPRLKRSTDRCLSAPITASTISDPLSLIDYTSEQFNLCLSNEVLEANLQPLMEQPLTVEYLRVVKKKLEQIYPSGIPEEQLRVLGPLSRLYTVEEIGLWPVKSSNTLSALLNPSDGKWEASQVQQLVSRYLALGGTLTGPLLQEIGGKQLCNLQEEQIAKIPPEAIRTAGQLDISSCSQTKKNQLYGKAKEAFADQAGTARAYYCWIWPYLGGAPAKDLKGLAKAGIAVNMDIDTFLALNPDEVQELSVTDVKNLLGVNLPQLKEAENETLVMRWVKRQSQRELDCILGIGLQGGMEEPSSAGTATPPHPTALANVTPTATTPMPTTLLTVSTPVIISSHPTSNLSSGPHKVTTPTPPKTTQLSTSPRAFTPSPSAAVSPAATSTARPAPTTSSTIPCSTHPPATSNKSSTHPPATSNMSSPPTTPLLLTTILATVSPNTTSPRSVPPPAVTQGATTTTSVVTNSAVTTHNTSNPLASTSPPAPGGTIHPTRATPNTSTLSTHNAPSTLLPNSTSAPFATAATEMNLPPHKPTPIPNATISTQKSGVSSVAKTTTPACKTDAPPALFGSSSTTTSSNTTEKTSAAVPEPPRSTPGGYINLQPEPGSGSRLSCLMHVLTTAVGTSLLLGLL, encoded by the exons ATGACCTGTTTACCCTGCACTTCACCCTCTGGTCTCTGCATCCATGCGGCGCTGCACGGGACGGCGCAttctgcagcagggctggtgcGAGGACCGGGGTTTCCAGGAATGAGCCCAGACCTGCACAGCGGGAGCGACTACAGGACTCCAACCCAGCTGACCTGTTGC GATAAATGCACAGAGAATGCGTTTG GTTTCTCCACACACCTGGTGACAGCAGCAGCG CAGTGGGTCGTGGTGCCCCCAGCCGGGTCAGATCCCATTCCCTGCTTGGTCTTCTCAGCGTTTGAgcatccccttcctcctccccaggctGCCCTCATCATCGGAGCCGTCCTGTCCGCCAGCGAGCAACACGCCCA CCTCTCAGCCTCGGTCCCGCAAGGTTTCCCGTGCCTCCCAGCCAGCGACCTGCCTGCTGCCGACATCCTCGCGTTTGCCCAGGGACTGCAAAATGGAACAGAGGAGCCGAGCGCTGCCCAG ctttcctgcctGGCCCGGCTGCTCGATGCTAAGAACCTGACAGCTGATTTCAACAGGTACCCACCGGACCTGCTGCTCTTCTTCGA CTTGGCCAAGGTGAACATCACGACCTGCGGAGCGTTTTACAGCCAGGCTGCCCGCGGGAGGCTGGCGCTGCTGCCCAGAGGCTCAGCCCAGCGGCGGGCACTGCTGCGTGGGGCACTGGGCTGCCTG GGTGTGAGGAGCAACCGCCTGCGCCCTGAGCAGCTCGAGAGCCTCGGAGCACTGGTGTGTGACATGGAGCCAGAGACCATCGCCGCCTCAGACCCCACCATCCTGGAGAATCTGAAGCTCTGCCCAGAGCTGACAGGGGCGCAGCGGGATGCCCTCAACGCCGTCCTTCTCAGGGGTGACACCGTGTATGG GGACCCTTTAAGCTGGGATTTACAGACCCTGCAAAGTCTGGGGCCGCTCGTGCTGGCGTTGAATCAGACCACGCTGAGCTTGGTGGCCAAG GCAGTGCGAGAGGCTTTCGGCAGGAGTATCGCAGCCACATACAGCAGCCAGGGACGTTCCCAGCGGGAGAAATCCCTGACCCTCCTCAGGACCTTCGCAGAAATGTCAGCTCCATTTCATCCCAGGCTGAAGCGGAGCACAGACC GCTGCCTGTCTGCACCCATCACGGCCAGCACCATCTCCGACCCCCTCTCACTCATCGACTACACCAGCGAGCAGTTCAACCTGTGCCTGAGCAATGAGGTTTTAGAAGCAAACCTGCAGCCTCTAATGGAACAGCCACTCACTGTGGAGTACCTCAGGGTTGTGAAGAAAAAGCTGGAGCAG ATTTACCCATCGGGGATcccagaggagcagctgagggtgcTGGGGCCTCTGTCCCGCCTGTACACAGTGGAGGAGATCGGCCTGTGGCCGGTGAAATCCAGCAACACGCTCTCAGCCCTGCTCAACCCCTCGGATGGCAAGTGGGAGGCTTCCCAG GTTCAGCAGCTGGTGAGCAGGTACCTGGCCCTGGGGGGCACCTTGACCGGGCCCCTGCTTCAGGAAATTGGTGGAAAACAGCTGTGTAACCTGCAGGAGGAACAGATTGCGAAAATCCCTCCTGAAGCCATCAG GACTGCTGGACAACTAGACATTTCTTCTTGCTCTCAAACCAAGAAGAACCAACTCTATGGAAAGGCCAAGGAGGCCTTTGCTGACCAGGCTGGCACCGCCAGGGCATATTATTGCTGGATTTGGCCCTACCTGG GTGGAGCTCCAGCGAAGGACCTGAAAGGCTTGGCCAAAGCTGGGATTGCTGTAAACATGGACATTGACACCTTTCTTGCCTTGAATCCTGATGAAGTGCAG GAACTCAGTGTCACGGATGTGAAAAATCTTCTTGGGGTAAACCTCCCTCAACTGAAGGAAGCTGAAAATGAGACCTTGGTCATGCGCTGGGTGAAGAGACAGTCCCAGCGGGAACTGGACTGCATCCTGGGCATTGGCCTGCAAGGGGGGATGGAGgagcccagctctgcagggacagcCACCCCTCCTCACCCCACTGCCTTGGCCAATGTCACCCCAACGGCCACCACCCCCATGCCAACCACCCTCCTCACTGTCTCCACCCCTGTTATCATTAGCAGCCACCCTACCAGTAATTTAAGTTCTGGCCCCCACAAGGTCACCACCCCAACTCCCCCTAAGACCACTCAACTCAGCACTTCCCCCCGTGCCTTCACCCCTTCCCCCAGTGCTGCTGTGAGTCCCGCTGCCACTTCCACTGCCCGACCTGCTCCTACCACCAGCTCCACCATCCCGTGCTCCACCCACCCACCTGCCACCTCGAATAAGTCCTCCACCCACCCACCTGCCACCTCGAATATGTCCTCTCCCCCCACCActcccctcctcctcaccacCATCCTTGCCACTGTCAGTCCCAATACCACCTCTCCCAGGTCTGTTCCTCCCCCTGCTGTCACACAAggtgccaccaccaccaccagcgtTGTCACTAACTCAGCTGTTACCACCCATAATACCAGCAACCCCCTGGCATCCACGAGCCCCCCAGCACCAGGAGGTACCATCCACCCAACTCGTGCCACCCCCAACACCTCCACACTGAGCACCCACAATGCTCCCAGCACCCTTCTCCCCAACTCCACCTCTGCACCCTTTGCCactgcagccacagaaatgaACCTCCCTCCCCACAAGCCCACCCCGATTCCCAACGCCACCATCTCTACCCAAAAGAGTGGTGTCTCCTCGGTGGCCAAGACAACAACACCAGCTTGCAAGACCGATGCCCCTCCAGCACTTTTTGGCTCCTCTTCCACTACCACCAGCAGCAACACCACTGAGAAAACATCTGCAGCCGTGCCAGAGCCACCAAGATCGACACCTGGTGGATACATCAACCTGCAACCTGAACCTG GATCAGGATCCAGACTCTCCTGCCTGATGCATGTCCTGACGACAGCCGTGGGGACCTCACTGCTGCTGGGGCTCCTCTGA
- the RPUSD1 gene encoding RNA pseudouridylate synthase domain-containing protein 1 isoform X1, whose protein sequence is MWYETLTLQSQLKYRFPELADPDTYYGFRFCHQLDFSTSGALCVALNKAAAGSAYKCFKDRLVTKAYLALVRGHVSQSRMTIRYAIGKNTTEGMTHMMCIDGTEGCENPKPCQSELIVLEHGSYSGDPVTKVLLQPLTGRTHQLRVHCSAIGHPIVGDFTYSHKKDSSPYRMMLHAYYLRIPTGKELIEVCAPDPFVTAMDSNWVPHHVIHRLDETIQELKDKMTQKQEEESQEAVLGGRGEEAPSEAKSPETEEQRAQCERWLAEWALE, encoded by the exons ATGTGGTACGAGACGCTGACACTGCAGAGCCAGCTCAAGTACCGCTTCCCCGAGCTGGCTGACCCCGACACTTACTACGGATTCAG GTTCTGCCACCAGCTCGACTTCTCCACCAGCGGAGCCCTGTGTGTCGCACTCAACAAAGCAGCGGCAGGAAGCGCCTACAAGTGTTTTAAAGACCGGCTGGTGACCAAAGCTTATCTCGCCCTG GTCAGGGGCCACGTCAGCCAGAGCCGGATGACGATCCGCTACGCCATCGGGAAGAACACCACGGAGGGCATGACCCACATGATGTGCATCGATGGGACGGAGG GCTGTGAAAATCCTAAGCCTTGCCAATCGGAGCTGATCGTGCTTGAACATGGGTCCTACAGCGGAGACCCAGTAACCAaagtgctgctgcagccgctGACAG GTCGGACTCATCAGCTGCGGGTTCACTGCAGCGCCATCGGCCACCCCATCGTGGGGGACTTCACCTACAGCCACAAGAAGGACAGCAGCCCCTACAGGATGATGCTCCACGCCTACTACCTGCGCATCCCCACCGGCAAGGAGTTGATTGAGGTCTGCGCACCCGACCCCTTTGTCACCGCAATGGACAGCAACTGGGTGCCCCACCACGTCATTCACCGGCTGGATGAGACCATCCAGGAGCTGAAGGACAAGATGACGCAGAAGCAGGAAGAGGAGAGCCAGGAAGCCGTGCTTGgtggcagaggagaggaggcacCAAGTGAAGCCAAGAGCCCAGAGACGGAGGAGCAGCGAGCCCAGTGTGAGCGGTGGTTGGCCGAGTGGGCTTTGGAGTGA